The genome window CCAGCGTGGGCAAAATCATTATGGGCATCAAGGTGGTAGACCGCCGCGGCCGCCGCCTTAGCTTTTGGCAGGCCACGGAGCGCATTTTCTCCAAACTGGTTACCAACGTAACGTTCTACTTCGGTTTTTTTATCGCCGCCTTTGACAAGAAAAAACGCACCCTGCACGACCGCATCAGCCACAGCGCCGTCATTTCCAAAAACGCCGATTTTGACCCCGACGCCTACGCCGAGCCCGAGGAAGAAGCCTCTTTTACCTTTATAACGGTGGTGTCGGTTTTGCTGGCGCTGGTCTTTGTGGCGCTGATGTTGGTGGCGGTGGCGCTGCCGCAATACCAAAAGACAGAACGCCATGTGCAGCTCTCGCGCGTGCTGAGCGCCTTGGATTATGCCGCCCGCAAGCAACTGAAAGACGCCCAAGCCCCGGGGGCCGATCCGCGCGTGTGGCTGGGCGAGTATAAAAAATGCCAGCGGATCAGCCCGGAAAAATTATCCTGCGACGGGTTTGAACTTCTACTAGAGCCCGGAGGCGTAAAAGCCAGCGCGCGCAACCACGCAATGGATATTTTGTACACCCTCTATTATCCGTTTGACGGCGGCCCGGTGCAATGCACGGCGCTGACGCCGCAGGGCGAAGAAATCTGCTCCACCCTAAACAGCTGAAATTTCCCCCGCCCGCCGGCGGGGGTTTTTGTATCCGCCCCAAAACGCGGGTGGCGGGTTTTGCCGCAAAATTGTTAAGATGTATTTATGGCTTCCAAAAAAACGCTTTCCCGCACTAAAAAATCCGCCCGCGCCGCGCAGGCTTCTGTAGCAGCCGGCGGACGGGAAATTCCTTTTTTGCATAAAGCGCTGGTGCACGTAACCGGCTGGCTGTGCTTGCTGGTGAGCATTTCCTTTTTTACCGCCACGTACGATACGGCACAGGTAAAGCTGACCCTCTTGCATTGCGGGGCGGTTGTGTTATTTGCCTTGTGGAGCGCGCTGCAGCTGGCGGAGCGGAAAAATCCGTTCACCCGCCAAAATTTACCGTTTTTACTGCCGGTCTTTGCCTACTTGGCGTGGAATATCGTTTCCTTTATCGGGGCTCCGTATAAAATGGAAGCCGCCGAAGAATTTATCCGCTTGCTGATGTACGGCGCCATCACGCTGCTGATTGCCTGCCAATTCCGCCGGCAAGACGTAAAAACCGTAACCCGCTACATCCTGGCGGCCGCGTGGATTTCGTTTGGTTATGCACTGCTGCAGATTATAGACGGATTTTTCCCGGGGGCGGATTTTATGCCCTGGAGAGGATTTTTTACGCGGCGGGTTTTTTCCACCCACGCCAACCCGAACTTTTTTGGCGCGTTTGCGGTATTTGCCTCGTGCCTGGCGGCCGCCCAATACCTGCTGACCCGCCAAAAGAAACTGCTGGCCCTGCTGGCGGCGGGCCTGTTGGGCGTATTTTTTACCGAAAGCAAAGGCGCGTGGCTGGCGTATGCGGCCGCGGCCGCGTGTTTTGCGGGGCTGTATACCAATTTTTTCTTGTCGGGAGCCGCCAAAAAATACGTTAAAAAAATTAATCTGGCCGCGTTGTGCCTGCTGTTATTAGCCTTGGCAGGCGCCGGCTTTTATACCGCCAAACGTTTTCAATCCGTCAGCTTCCGCACGTTTACCTGGCTTTCCGCTTGGGAAATGGTGCAGGATTCACCCGTTATGGGCACCGGGCCGGGCAGTTTTAAAATCATCTATCCCGCCTACCGCCGCCCGCAAATTTTTTATATAGAAAACTCCCACAACACCGAAACCCAACACGCCGAAAACGAATACCTGGAACAATGGGCCACTACGGGAACGGTCGGGCTGGCGGTGTTTTTATGGCTAATCGGGTTTATCTTTTACTGCGCCGTACGCAACCTGAAACAACCCCTTCCCGCCCCGTCGGATGAACCCCTGCGCGAGCGCAATTTGTACCTGCTGGGCTACGCCAGCGCGTTCTTTGGGCTGATGGTGCACGCGGGGGTGGACATCAGCATCCGCTTTGCGTCCAGCGGCCTCTTTTTTGCGGTGTTTTGCGGCGTGATTTTGGCATTATGCCAGCCGGAGGAATCGGCAGCCCCCGCGGGCGAAAAGGCATCCGCTCCCGCTTGGCCGTGGGCGGCGCGGCTGCTACTGTGCACGGCGCTGGTCTATGGCGGGTGGCACACGGCCGCCCAATTTGCCCAAGTAACCCGCGTACTGCAGGCCGGCTCGTTTGGCGAAGGGCTTTTGATTGCCGTGGCGTGGGCGGTGTTTCTTTTTTGTCTGGCGGGCACGGCCTACGTGTATTTGCGCGCGGCGTTTTTGGGCAAACGGGCACTGCCCTGCTTTGTGCTGGCAGCCTCGGTTCCGTTTCTGATTTTCTTCTATGGTTTCTTTCAGGCCAACCACTACTACAGTTTGGGCGTCAGCCTGGTATCCAAAGGCAATGCGGAAGGGGCGCTGGGATATTTTACCAAAGCCGTTCGTCTAAACCCGCTCTTGACGGAATACCGCCAATTCCGCGCCAATACGTTTGCCACTACGCTTCAGTTAACCGATTCTTTCTCCCCCGACCGGGGCGACCGTACGGCCCCGTCTAACGATTATGAACGGGCCTTGGCGGATTTTGCCGTCGTGCTAAAACGGGCGCCCAACCACTCGATGGTGCATCAAAACATCGGGCAGCTGTATTACGCCATGGCGGTGCGGCAAGCCCAAAGCGCGGGCCAAGCCGTCAATGCGGCGGAATATGCCCGCCTGAGCCAATATGCCCGGCAAAATATGGAACAAGCCAAACGCGCATTTGAACGCTCGATTAAAATAGACCCGGTCAACCCGGCCACATACGCCTTTTTGACCAGCATTGCCCTGATGGAGCGCAACCCGGAGCACGCCCAACAATGGATAGACGCTTACCGCCGCGGCCCGGCAGGCGTAACGGAACCCGAATTTTTAGACAAACACCGCAAAAACCCGCAGTTTGACGCACTGCAACAACAGGTGGATTTGATGCGCGCCTCCGTCGGAAAAAGCGCCCATAAAAAATAAGGAAATGCAAAACGCGTCATTTTTTTGTAGAATATATACAACAAAAGAAGATTTGATTGCCAAGATAGCTCAGCTGGTAGAGCAACCGCTTCGTAAGCGGTAGGTCGGGGGTTCGATCCCCCCTCTTGGCTCTTTTTTATGCCCTCCGTCGGAGGGCTTTTTTACACCACAAAAAACTCTTTTTAAGGCATTTTGCCGACGATACCCCCGCGGCATGCGCGAAAAAGCGAACACGCGCAAGACGCATGTCTGTCTGCAAAATGTCAGCAGGGAGAAGCCACCGATTGGCTGTTTTTCTCTAAAATGTTTCCCGTTGCCTTATTTCCTGCCCGCTTGCTTACGCCGTTTGGTCTGGTCATTACTTTTCAGTTTTTCTTTTTTCTTATTTTTGTTTTTTGCTATACTATGAATGGAGAAATCCGCTTGTATCAAAAAAGGGAGATGCGTATGAATAAAGGTTTTACGTTAATTGAATTGTTGGTGGTGGTGCTGATTATCGGCATTTTGTCCGCTGTGGCCCTGCCCCAATACACCACCGCGGTAGAAAAAGCCCGCGCCACCGAAGCACTGACGTTGATGAGCGCCATTCGCCAATCGGCCGAAAGATACCAGCTGCAAAAAGACGTCTGGCCCACCAGCAACAATTTTTCGGTGTTGGATATTGAAGTACCCAAAGTGCCCGGAAGCACCACTCAATATGGCGGCAAAAACTTCACCATCACCATGGCCCCTACGGGCGGAAATAAGTATTTCGTCATCAACGCCCTTCGCAACATTACCAAAGGCAAATATGCCCTTAAAACGGTCTTAACCGTAGAAACCGACGGCACCATTTCCGCCAAACGTTTTTGCGGAACCAATACCGGATTAGGAATCGGATATTCCGCCCCGACGGGCGATGCCGAAAAATTCTGCAGTGCCATTACCAGCGGCCATAACGACAATTTTTAACTCTTTGGCCCTAAAAAACCCGGAGCACACCGCTCCGGGTTTTTTTATGGTTTGACGGCAAGCCGCCCGCAGGCCGTTTCCAAAACAAGTACCGCGCGTTGATTCTCCGCGCGCAGCGCCTGCAGGGCGGGGTCTGCCAAGTCAAACCGAATGCGGCAAAAAACCGCCTTATTTTTTATCTGCCTCGGCGCGCAGGAACTTAGGCAAATCAGCATCATTAATCCGGCCCACGCGCCGCATAATTTCATCCATTTGTTCATCTTCTTTGCGCTCCTGCTGCACGTGGCGCAAGCGCTCCTGCTGGCGGGCCAGGGCGCCCGATAACCGGCACAAACCATACACGGCGCCCACCCCGGCCAGACAGAGCATCAAGGCCGTCCACATCATTTGGCCTTGCCGATTAAAGAGCCGTCCGGGTTGCACAGCGAAAGCGCCGAAAGAACCTTTAGCACTTGCGCCCAAACGGTATCGTCTTTATCGGTGGCGGTTAACTTGACGACGACGGTTACAATCAAAATCACCGCGCCTACCAGGCTCAGCACATCATTCCAGTTGTTTTGTATCCATTCCATTTTATTTCTCCTTTATTTCAATGTGCGGAAAGTCTTTTAAGGTATCCCACTCTCCGCCCCATTCAAATTCACTCGTTATTTCTTCGCGCCCGCGCATCAGTTGGGCAAGCGCGTCAAAACGGTGCCACATTTCGCGAAAGCGCGCCAGGTTATTCCAGTCTATCGGGTACGGGGCCAAATCCACCGCGTGGCTGGGTGTTTTATTATGGGAGCTTTGCGGGTATTGTAAACGGCTGGCACCGCACGAAAACGCTTTATTTTGCTCCTCGCGGGTGCGGTGGCCGCACAAAACGGAAAAATCATATTGCTTGATGAGTTCCCGGCAGACGGCCACAATATCCGGATGGCAAGTGGCAAGACGCGTTTGACTGACGGAGGAAAGCACCGGCATTAATTAGTCCTCCCGTGAAAATTTAAAATATGCGTTTTAATGGTTTTCACGTCGTCTAAAATAATGTCTATTTTGACCGTGCTTTCCGCGAGTTTGCGGTCGTGCTCGCGCACGCGCTCCTCCAGCTTATCCACCCGCGGCGGAAGCCCGTACATCGTAAAACACCAAAACAATACGGCACAAGCCACCCCGATCAGATAAATCCAATGATGGATTTTTTCCGTATTCATAACAGGTTCACTCCCGCAGGGGCGCGGCCATCGCTTCTATTTCCTGCGCCTGCTTGCGGACGTATTCGCTCGCACCCGAGTTCTCCGCCAGCACCAGTTCCCGCACCGCCCGCGTAAGGCCCATTTGCGCTTCCTTGGCTTGCACCAGTTCTTCGGCCGTAGGCGCGGCGGGGGCGGGCGTTTTGACTACTACAAAATAATCCCCCTCCAACTTCATTTCCGCCTGATGCTCATTGCACCATTTCGCCGCCTGTTGGTATGCTTCCGACAACATTTCTTCTTTTTTGATTTTTGTTCCTAACATATCCTTAACTCCTTGCCAAATAATCTACCACGTCCACCCGCTTGATATAGATATCTCTCCCAAGCGATGTGAATGCCGTAATATAGCCGCCTGCACAGGTTACGTTCATCACGCAGTCGTAATCACGGTCGGTCTGGTCGCCGCCCCAGTTCAGGCTACCCACCACAATCCCAAGCGGTGCAAATACGCTTGGAATTACAGAGGTATAACTCTTTCCTTTTGCAGTATAAACCACTTCCAAATATCGCGCGTCTTTCGCTTTTATAGGGGTTGGAAACGTAATCGTTGCGTTGGAGCCGTCCGAAGAATAAACAGTAGTTCGTTTATACACGTCGCCATAATCCACGGCCCGAAAAACGTTTTGCGGCATTAACGATACGATGTTCCCCCCTTCTGTGCGGATGGCCCGTCCTACCAGCGCATAAGAGGCGGTCGTTCCGTTAGAGGTGTATATGTTTTTGTTTTGGGTTTCGTCGTAATCAATAGCCGCTTCCCCCACGTCCGAAAAGTCGTTGCTTTTTAAATACACTTCTTTCTGCCCGGCAGAAGAAGAAGTATATGTCATCACGGCATTTACGATAACAGAAACATTATTTAAAGAGCCATCCGCATTTCTTCCGTTCGGATATAACCCTTCCACTCCGGGCAAAACAAAAATCGTTTTTCCAATAAACCCAAACCCGTTAAACACTTGGTCTACAGAAGTAATCTGCCCGGAAGCAGTACATACCCCCAGCGGCAAAGATACTTCCGTAGGCGTATTGGCGGAAGCATAATACGAAACCGTTTTTGTGGAAGTGTTGTAGTAGACGGTGTTTTCCGTTTGCGGGTCGGAAGTGCCGGAAGAACAATTCGCCAAAGGACACAGCACAAGCGCACTGGCATCCGCCTTTGCAAACACTAAAAAAGAGCCTGCGCCGGAAGAAGATGCCGTTAAATTTTGCGTGATGTTAATTACGCTGCCACTTCCGCTGTATGCTTTGGAGCCGGAGCCGAGCGTGAGCGTGCCGGAAGATACAGACAGCTTGATATCCTGCGGAATTTTGGTCAGGCAGTTGGATATTTTATTAATCATCGCCGCCGTAGAAGCCGCCTGCGCCGCCTCTTGGGCGTATTTTTTGGCGGAGAACTCTTCCCCTTCCACCGGCCCGTCGGTCTTCAGCGCCCAGTTTTTAGCCGTTTGCGCCTGTTGGGCGGCTTGGGCTACATACCCTTCTGCCGCTTGATAAATGGATTGCTCCTTGTTTTGTAAATTTTCGCTGAAAGTTTCTGTTTCCTGCGTAAAATTTTGCTGGGCCTGCGTAATGGTTTGCTGGGCGTCGGAAGCCGTTTGCTGAGCCGCTTGGGCCGAGTGGGCGGCCTCCTGCGAGGCAAGCACGGCCGCCTCTTTTGCCGATAAGATATTGGCCAAAAAATTATCCGTTTCCAAATCATTTTCCTGCGAGGAAACCGGATACTTGATGCTGCGGTCTACCTTCTCCTCCAATTCCTGCACCAGCAGGGTCAATTTATCGTATCCTTCTTCCAGCACTTCTGCGTCCAATTCGCCCTGGCGCAGCAAGTCAATTTCCTGCGTAAGCGGCGTGGCCCGCACGGCGGTCAGTTTCCAGCCGTCCGCCAGCGCGGCTTTGCCGCTTTCGTCGGTGGGATACGTCAAGGTATGGGTTAACAAATCCACGCTGAAATCGGACGAAATTTCTTCCTCCGCCCCTTGCGGGGAAGTAACGTAAATCCGCAAATCGGCCGCCGATAAGAGCGGAAAATCCACATCCCACTTGCGCGTGATTCCGTTGCCTTGATAAATACGTTTGGTAATTTGCATTGAAACAGTCATATACTCTCCTAATTCTCCAACAGCGCTTTCATGCGCTGCCAAGCGGCCCGTTGGTTTTCTATTCCCCCATCCGCCGACAAGACCTTGTACTTTATTTCCGCCGTTTCCTGCACAGACAGCTCGTTTTTCTTCCCCCAGTTTTCAATGCCGCGCGCTAAAAAACGGCTTTCCGAGGATTCCGCTCCGGCGGCGCGCTCGTGCAAAACCGCTTGCAGCAAGCAATAATCGCGCGCCGAGAGCTGGTTTTTTTCAAAGGCGCGGTCAATTTCTTTTTCCGTACCGGAAAAATACAAGGTGTTGAATGTGTCCGCTCGGGTGGGAACCGACACGCCGCCGTCTGCTTGTTGGGCGGCGCGGTACGCCAAAGAAAGCCGGGCGGAAGCCAGCCCTTCCCGAGTGTTCAACACGGCCCGTGCCGAACCGGCCTGCGCCGAAGCGACCGCGCGGTACACCTGCGCCAGCGCCTGGTGTTGGCGCTGTTGGGCCGACGCCGCAAGCAGATCTAAACTTTTTTGCACGTCCGTTTTTAAGTCCGCCTGCTTTTCTTCCGTCAGTTGCTGCCGGGCCCATGCGTTGCATTGCTCGGGCGTTCCGTCCGTTTCCGCTTGCGCCCGATTCCACAGCCGGTTGGCATATCCTTCCGCCGCCGACAGACGGATTTTTTCGCGGCATTCTTCCCGCTGGCGCGGCGGCATCTCTTTTTCATACCGGGAAAACACTTCCTGCGCCGCGCTGTAATTTCCCGCCGCCACGGAACGGCGCACATTTTCCAAAGCGGTCTGCGCGCGCACGCCAGCCAATTGCCGCGCCAAGTTTTTTGGGTCGCTTCCGTTTTCCTGCAGGCGTTTTTCCAAAGCCGGCAGCTGGGCCTCCAAATAGGCGTCCAGCGCCGCGGCGGAGGAAGCCGTCGCGCCTACCGTTCTTACCAAATTTTCTTCCTGCCGGGCCGCGCGGATATTTTGCCCGCGGGTCTGCAAGGCTTGCTCCTCTTGGGCGGCGCGGCGCAGCATCAGGTAATCCCGCGCGGCAGGGGTATCGGCCTGTTGGGGCGTTAGGCGTTGGGCGGCAAATTCGTCCAAATCCGAAGGATCTACGGCGCGCCCCTCGGAAACGCGCTCTCGCACGGAGCTCGCCAAATCCAAGCGCAACTGCAAGTCTTCATCGGCCTGAACAGAAGATTTTTCCGCTTGGCCGCCGGTATTTTCTGCCTTTTCAAACGACAGGGAAGATAACCTGTTTTCCACCCCTGAAGCAGCAGCGGAAGAGCGCCCCTTTTTTTCTTCTTTTTCCGGTTGTCGCTGCAGGTATGCCAACGCCTGGCTGGAAAAAGAGCCGAATTCCTGCAGGGTATTTTCGTAGGCTCTTCCCAAGCGTTGGGGTGCCGGGGCACCGGTTTGCACGCCGGGCGCTTGGTAACGCTCCTGGCGGCGGTACGTAGGAATAATGGGCATAGGCACTCCTAACTAAATAAACTTAAAATGTTGCTTCCGAGTTTCCACCAGGATCCCCGGTTTTGCGCCGCACGGCGGTATTGGGCAGCCGTTTCGTTTAAGCTGTAAATATGTTCCGCGGCGGAGACATTATTTTCGTACAAGGCGTCCTGCAGCGATTCCTGTAAAGCCTGCTGATCCAAAAGGGCATTAAAGCGGCTGTTTTTAAGAATCGTTTGCACCGTGGCCGAGCTGGACGTCAGCCCCGAAGCGGCCAGCGCCGTTTTTTGCGAGCCGGCCGTCTGCCGGTAGTTTTCATATAGCTCCCGCCCTTTCTCGGCGGCGGACTTGAACAAATACGTTGCCTGCCGCTCGGACGCGGCGGCCGTATAGCGGGCCTGCCGGTCTGCATCGCGGGCCAAGGCATCGTAATAATCTATTTCGGATTTGCGGTCTCCCAGCAACGAAGCGGCACTGGAAATGACTTGCCCGCCCGCTTTCCAAATTCCTCCCATATTATTTCCTCCTGAAAGTGAATCGTAAAAATGGGGCGCAACCGGTTTGACAAACCGTCCCGTCAAACGTTCCGCCCAGCCGCCGGATAAAACGCAGCGCCGCTGCATATCGTCCGTCGGCAAAATTGTACAGTTCTTCATACCGCCGCAAGGCGCCCGCCAGCAGGGCCCGCGCCACCCGCACAAAAGTTTTGGCAATCCGGCGCACGCGGCGGCCCGTCAGCAGCCACACGCAGGCCCGCCGCCCCATCCACACGTCCGGCGCCACGCCAAACAACGCGGCCGGTTCACCTTCGTATTCCAGCACAAAGCACGCACTGGAGCGTTTAAAAAAATGGACGAGCAACTCCTGCGGCTCTTGTGCAGGATGAGAGGCCGCCAGCTCGGCGCGGTCTTCTGGGCGCAAAACGGCCGCCAAACGCAGGCAGTCCTCCCGTCGGGCGCGGCGCAGCAGTATCTGATTTTTCTGGTATAAGAAGTCCATAAAAACTATAATAGAGAGAATTATTTTAGAATAAGGAGTGTGTATGACCCTATTGGTTATCTTGGCATTGCTTGCCGTTGTTGCCGTGTATGCGGTGTTTTTCCTGGTGTTTAAACTGATTTGGATTCTGCTTAAAAAGAACTCCAACAAATGGCCTTTGATTTGGGCCGGCGTTTGCACCGTGGTGTTTGGGGTGTTGTTTGTCGGGTTTACGGCGTGGGGCGTGTATAAGGTGGTTTCTCCCTTTAAAGGAATGATTACCCGCCTGCAAAACAATCCGCAGCCCGTCTACGGGGAACGCGTCTATACCGACCCGGTATACCGCTTTGATTTGGATGTATTTAACGGAATGGATTTTTCCAACTGGATGGAGTTTGACGACCTTGACGCCAAAGTGGGCGTGGATATGAACGCCTTCCGCAACTATCCGTCCGACGAAGAGGAAGACGCCAACGAGCGTCAGTTTATGGCAGTACTGCTGCTTCGGCAGGATGATGTGGATGAAGGGCATCCTTTGCAGGCGCTTCGCGAAGCGTTGGCCTCCACCGACCACCGGCAAGATCTTGAAATCCTGTCGCAAGAAGATTTCACGCTGGACGGTTATCCGGCCATGTTTGCCACCGGCCGCGCCTACGCCCGCAACGGCAAACGGATGTTTCTGGCCGTAACGGCCGTGGCGGATGCCTACCGACAGGTTTTCTACGTCATTGCCTTTTCGCCGGATTATCCCGAAGCGGTAGAAAACGCCACCCAAACGGCCCGGAGCCTGCGTTTGGAAAACGGCTCTTCCCTGCCGGGTGAAACCGCCCCGGCCCTGCCGCAGGAAGAAGCGGCGGCCCCGGCGGCTGAAACGACCAAATAAACAGGAAAACGGTTTTTACAGGGGGCTTCCTTGAAAGGGAAGCCCCCTTTTTTCCGTTTTTATACGATGCGGCTGATAAACGCCAGCAACGTAACCGGCAGGGGATCGGTCTGTTTGAACAAGACCGAAGGCACCAACGAATGCGTGCCGGAAAGCGCCAGCACATAATCCTTGGTTTGCAGGGCGATAGGGGTATTAAAATTTTCCGTACCGCGCTGAATAATGTCATTTAAAGGCCCGTTTTCCGTGCCTACTTGGCCGCCGCGGCTGTCCAGCATTTTAACCGTAACGGAGACAAGCCGCCGCAGCCGGTCTTGCGCGGTGCCGTCGGAGCGGTCAAAGGCGGCAGGCAGGGTTTGCAGTTCGGCCTCATACGAAAGCCCCGCATGCACGCAATTCATCGGGCGCGGCAGGATAATTTTTCCGCTCCGTACCACCAGCCCCGCCAACGGGCTGCCGTCCGCCAGCACGCCCACTTCTTTTCCTTCCAAATGTTCCAGCCCGTCCAGCTCCGAGAAAGCCGTCTCGCTCTTGCGGGAAACGGCCGCATCCAAAAACAGCTGGTCTTCCGGCGCCTTGCTGGCCAAACGCTGTACCAAGCGTTCAATAAAATACTGCCCGTCCCGTTCCACCGCAAACCAAATTTCGTCGTAGCCGCGGTTGGGAATGGTGCAGATGCTTCGGTATTTGCCCTGCGTATCGTGGCGGCTCCACGCGCAGACATTTTGCTCCGCCAAATAGGTCAGCACGGCCAGGGTGCCGTCGTCCAGCACGCA of Elusimicrobium sp. An273 contains these proteins:
- a CDS encoding type IV pilin protein produces the protein MNKGFTLIELLVVVLIIGILSAVALPQYTTAVEKARATEALTLMSAIRQSAERYQLQKDVWPTSNNFSVLDIEVPKVPGSTTQYGGKNFTITMAPTGGNKYFVINALRNITKGKYALKTVLTVETDGTISAKRFCGTNTGLGIGYSAPTGDAEKFCSAITSGHNDNF
- a CDS encoding RDD family protein, whose translation is MYASVWKRFFAFLIDAVVFAVLFWVLAQMMDNASVSLVLLVIIWLYYALLESSPLQASVGKIIMGIKVVDRRGRRLSFWQATERIFSKLVTNVTFYFGFFIAAFDKKKRTLHDRISHSAVISKNADFDPDAYAEPEEEASFTFITVVSVLLALVFVALMLVAVALPQYQKTERHVQLSRVLSALDYAARKQLKDAQAPGADPRVWLGEYKKCQRISPEKLSCDGFELLLEPGGVKASARNHAMDILYTLYYPFDGGPVQCTALTPQGEEICSTLNS
- a CDS encoding M15 family metallopeptidase: MPVLSSVSQTRLATCHPDIVAVCRELIKQYDFSVLCGHRTREEQNKAFSCGASRLQYPQSSHNKTPSHAVDLAPYPIDWNNLARFREMWHRFDALAQLMRGREEITSEFEWGGEWDTLKDFPHIEIKEK
- a CDS encoding O-antigen ligase family protein translates to MASKKTLSRTKKSARAAQASVAAGGREIPFLHKALVHVTGWLCLLVSISFFTATYDTAQVKLTLLHCGAVVLFALWSALQLAERKNPFTRQNLPFLLPVFAYLAWNIVSFIGAPYKMEAAEEFIRLLMYGAITLLIACQFRRQDVKTVTRYILAAAWISFGYALLQIIDGFFPGADFMPWRGFFTRRVFSTHANPNFFGAFAVFASCLAAAQYLLTRQKKLLALLAAGLLGVFFTESKGAWLAYAAAAACFAGLYTNFFLSGAAKKYVKKINLAALCLLLLALAGAGFYTAKRFQSVSFRTFTWLSAWEMVQDSPVMGTGPGSFKIIYPAYRRPQIFYIENSHNTETQHAENEYLEQWATTGTVGLAVFLWLIGFIFYCAVRNLKQPLPAPSDEPLRERNLYLLGYASAFFGLMVHAGVDISIRFASSGLFFAVFCGVILALCQPEESAAPAGEKASAPAWPWAARLLLCTALVYGGWHTAAQFAQVTRVLQAGSFGEGLLIAVAWAVFLFCLAGTAYVYLRAAFLGKRALPCFVLAASVPFLIFFYGFFQANHYYSLGVSLVSKGNAEGALGYFTKAVRLNPLLTEYRQFRANTFATTLQLTDSFSPDRGDRTAPSNDYERALADFAVVLKRAPNHSMVHQNIGQLYYAMAVRQAQSAGQAVNAAEYARLSQYARQNMEQAKRAFERSIKIDPVNPATYAFLTSIALMERNPEHAQQWIDAYRRGPAGVTEPEFLDKHRKNPQFDALQQQVDLMRASVGKSAHKK